GGGTAGGGATCGACCTTATAGCGCTTAATGTCTTCGAGTTTGCTAAGGCGGTTCTGATATTCTTCAAAATGATGGTATTCGGGACTTTTTTCTGACATGGACTTAATCGCTTGTTTTTAGTTCAATAGTTTATCGACTCAAATTGTTCTTGTCTAGTCTCGCATTTTTAAAAAATCTCCTCCTATTTATGGAGGGGGTTTTTTAACCAAAGTCATTCTACTTATATAAAAATCAACGACTTAAGTTAAAAAATATAATTAAAATTTTGTATATATCTTAAAATTTAGGCGTGTTTTTGATACAATATTTATGCACAAAGAGGTTGTTTTGAGCTTATTTCCTATAGATTATGTGACGGCATCTCGCTATATGCAAGATCTCAAAGACCAAGCCACTCGATTTGCTCCGGTTATTTCAGGGGTTGGCTTTGCCTGTCGAGATTATACGCAGTCAACTAAAATGCAAACAATGGGGCTGGACGGAGATCGGTTGTATGAGACGGCGATGATCGGATCTGAACGATTGAACAGTATCGGCAATCAATTTGAGGTCTTAACAGGCTCATCTCTGATCGGCTACGTCTCTGTCATTCCGATTGGAGTGGCTATCACTATCTATATCAAAAAAAAATATGAACAAATCGAAGAATTTAAGACAGGCCTGTCTGAAGACCAAATAGGATTGAAATACCTTTGCGATGCAATGGGCTATGTCGAAAAGTTAGCGCCCTTAGGAGAAGTCGTACTCGATTTTCTTCCTGCATTTTTGGATGGATTAGCTACGGCGGCATATGTTGCCATGGGGGTTTTCGGCCATGAAATTGTAGCCGGTGTGGGATTGTCTTTATTAGGAATGGCCGTTTTGAAGCGCAATGGCTATTTACCCGCCGTTATCGATAATTATCTGCAACAATTAATAACATTTGTGGGCGTATTTGCGCCATTTTTTGGGCCGATGTCTTCATTAAGTGCAGCGTATACAACATTTGAAGCTTTTTTTTATATCTATGAGCGTTTGCCCCCACTTATGTCGGATGAGGATCCTTTACCTAAACATGTAATATGTGAAGATAAAAAATTAACAAGCGAAAGATGGGACGCGTTTTTAAGGGGAGCTCATGACCTACAACTGAATCCAACATCGATCTATTCGAAAGATTTAACGGTTTTATCCGCTGAAGAGGAAGCTGAAATAGAAGAAAAATCGCTAACCGATTGTTTCGGGGAAGTTCGATCAAGACTTATAAGCGAAGGGCTTATATCGGATAAAATCACTTTTACAGATACTGATAGGGTGCGTTCAACAAAAGCCATCGATACGGAAGTGGATTTTGATCAATTTAAAGAAGAACATAGCCTAGAATTGAGTTATGAGCAGTATCTCGGATTTAAAAGAATTAAAGGGGCTTGCGATGGTTGGGCTGTTGATTCTGACTATGCGGGAGGGGATCGAACCTCTTTTGAAAAGCTTTTAAAAATGACTCTGCTTAGCATTGCTCACTCAGATGATTTTAAATCAAAGTTTTGTGAATTGAGTGAGATAGGTAATCAGTGCGCTGAAGGGTGGATTCGAGAAATTCAGTATTTTCTTGAACCTAAAACAGACAATGCCAGATGGCATATCCATTACCAGTTAGCGCTAGTAAGAAGCGCTCTGATACGAGAGAGCGTTAGAGAAATAGCGGATGAGGACGGCGTCTTTAAAGCAATTCTCGATACGTTTGAGGGGGGGAGTAATAATGTTCATTTTATTCATAATGTCGAGCTGGGAATGAGGCAGTTTGTCCGCTCTTATGCCGGAGAAATGATGTGGAATCAAATGAGTATCAGCCCCTTTTATAAATATTTTTTAACCCGTATAGATGATGTCACCCGCTTATATATTCATTGCGTGAAATATTTTGCTAATTTACCGGAACCGTCTCCTGAAGAATATAAAGAAATTAGAGGGGCATTTCAGGCTCAGGCCGTTGGATTATGTGTTCCCTCATCCGGGCTGCTAGTTCCTCAATTTTTACGGATAGAAAAAAAGGTCCACACTGCCTATACGCCGGATTTGGTCGTAGATCACGTGCATACAATGTCGATGAATAAGACGATTCCATGGGGACCTACCGCATCGCTTTTGGGTGAAATACAAGAAAAGATAGGGATCGAAGTTTTAGGTGAGGATGATGAGTATTCCTCAGAATGGGTCGCTTCGTTAGACATTGATGGGAAAAGAAGCTATCACCTTACTGAAAAAGGGAGTCAGTTGGTGTTATGGTATCTCAGTATTCTTGAACTGAAACCGGCATAGTATTTTTCCGGCATCATGAATTGTCAATAGACCTCTTTCGAAATTAAATTTTTAAGTATACTCGTTTCCTCAAATAAAAGATGGCGTTAAAGAAATGAAAGAAGCTAAAAAAATATATGACTCGCTTCATGAGATGGAAAAAGAGAAGCGACATGAACAACGTTCTCTAGATAAAATGATCGACAATTGAGGAAATATGAGTGATTTTTTCTTTATTCTTGTGAATCTTGCTTTGATTATCTATTTTGCTTGTCAATGGAAGAGAAAAGAAACAAAAAAAGGCTTTCATGGGTTTGCCACTGGTGTTTTTCTAATCATTTTCATTGTAAAGGTAGCTCGTTATAGTTCTCATTTTTTTCAATGAAAAATAGAATTTATTTAATATGTCTTCCGCTCTAGATTCAAAGAGGTCTAATGGCAAATTTGGATGATTTTTCGGCAAATTCCAACGGCCGCTCCGCCAACAGCGCCAACGAAGGTGCTATAAAAAATAAGTAGAAGTTTATTTTGAGTCACGGCACTTGCTCCGGGATCATTGATTGGAACAAGGGTTCCTCTTAGGCTGCGTGCTGAGGAATTTGGCATGCCAAGTTCCGGAACAAAGGCCCCAAGTCCAACACCAACAATAAAACCTGCTTGAGTTCCTCTTACGGCGCCCCTTCCGCCGGCGTCCCAGATTTCATTGTGCGAGGCTTGAATGCGCCGGCATGTTGTAGGTGGGGCTTCATTTGTGTCCGGTTCAGGGTGGACAGGCGTTCTTGATTGACAACAACAGAACATCATAAATTTCCTTTTTATTTCATTTTTGAATAAACAGTATAAACTTTTGTTAGTTAATTAACTATATTAAAATAATTTATTAGTTATAATACAATGCTGTTTCTTTAGCCCGCATTTCTCACAAAGTTGGGGAGGAGGGCTGCAGCCTGAAGGGATAGATTTTTGATAGTGCGAAGAGCCAATATCCTCAAGACATTGGTGATGAGCATGATCGGAAAGATAGCTGAACAGGTACGGATGAGGAGGGCTCAAATTTATGAGAAATGCGGGTTAGAAGTCTGCCTCTTGCAGTGAATCTGAACTTCGATCATAATAAATAAATGATCCCTTCCGATGACGGAACCAAATAGGTCTATGGATAGGGGAAAATTTTATACAATATATTTTATGGACATTATTAATTTTTTTAGTTTTTTCATTACTTTGCTGATTATCTGTAATCCGATGTCGGCATTACCCGTTTTTTTAATGGTGACTCAGAATCATACCATTGAGCAAAAGAAACAAACTGCCATTAAGGCAAGCATTGCCGTTGCGGTCATTTTAGTTGGAATGACTTTTGTAGGGAACTATATGTTGCAGGCACTCTCTATTAAAGTGTATGCCTTTCAAGTTATGGCAGGCCTTGTTTTAATTATGCTTGCTTTTACAATGCTCAACGCAGAAACATCCCGTCTTAAGAAGACAAGAGAAGAAGAAAAAGAGGCGATGCAAAAAGAGTCGGTTGCGATTGTCCCTCTTGCCATTCCGCTGATTGCCGGTCCCGGAGCGATTAGCACGATCATTATCCGTCTTGGCGATATCCCTAATTTGCAACATCAATTGATTGTATCGGGGATTTGCATTGTGATCGCATTTATCATCGGGATCATTTGGTATTATGCCGGTGCTTTAGAGCGAAAAGTAGGGCACACCGGGATCAATATTATCACGCGAATTGGCGGGTTGATCTTAGGCGCTATCTCTCTTCAAACTTTTGCTGAAGGACTGATCGGATTTTTCCCGGTATTAGCTAGCCGATAAAAACTTATTCGACTTTAAAAGGACTCCCGGAAGGGAGTCCTTTTTTTTATGCCGTGTCGCGGGGATCGACGTCGATCAGAACGCGCAGGTTTTTTGGCCGTTTGCTGTCTGCCAGGAGTTGTTGAATCGCCTGACTCGCCGCCATGATTTTTTCTCCTTTGACAAAGAATTGAAAGCGGAAGCGATCTTTGACCCTTGCAAGACCGCAGGGGACAATAGGAGCGATTGTAAAGGCATTTGGGAGGCTTTGAATCAGGCTAGAGCGGAATGCCTTTCCAAAATCAAGAGCGATCGACTCATCGGTATCTGAAAAAACGAGTTTAATAAGATGTGAAAAGGGGGGATAGAGAAAAAGTTTTCGATTTTCAATCTCAAAGCGGTAAAACCCATCATAGTCTTCTTTAGAGGCAAAGGCAAAAATTTCGTGTTCGGGCATTCGCGTTTGAATAATAACCTCACCGCGTAGTTCACTGCGCCCGGCTCGGCCCGAGACTTGTGTGATCAGTTGAAATACGGTCTCAAAACTTCTAAAATCGGGGATATTGAGGGAGGAATCGGAATTGAGCACTCCAACAAGGGTGACTGAAGGAAAATGAAGCCCTTTTGCTATCATTTGCGTTCCGATTAATACATCAGCTTTTCCCGCTCTAAATTGTTTGAAGAGTTGATCGTGGCTTCCTTTTTTTCGTGTCGTATCTCCATCCATCCGCAGCGTGCGGATATCGGGAAACATTGCGTTGAGCGAGCGCTCAATTTGATCGGTTCCCGGGCTTTTAAAGCGAATGGTTTCTCCCGTTTTGCATTCAGGGCAGGTTGTCGGAGGCGGCGTAAGAGTATATCCACATAAATGACAAGAAAGGTGATGCTCGGAGCGGTGAAAAGTGAGGGATTGATCACAGTGGGGGCATTGCAGGACATGTTCGCATTTTTCACATTTAAGCAGGCTATAAGTTCCACGGCGATTAAGAAAGAGGATGACTTGTTCTCCCTTTGCCACTTTGAGTCTCATTTGGCTAAGAAGGGTTTCTGAAAAAAAACGGTGATTCGTTGATCCTTCGCGATCGAGGCGCATATCGATAATAGATACTTTAGGAAGTTGGCTATTTCCTGCCCTCTCTTTTAAAGTATGAAGGATAAACTTGCCGTGAAGAGCATTATAATAACTCTCAAGTGAGGGTGTTGCACTTCCTAAAAGGACAAGCGCATTGCAGAGCTTAGCGCGCACGATGGCGACATCACGTGCATTATAGCAAGGCATTTCATCTGTTTGTTTGTAGGAATTATCCTGCTCTTCATCAATGATGATGAGTCCCAAATTCGGAAGAGGCGAAAAAACGGCTGAGCGGGCTCCGACGACAATTTTAATTTTTCCCGCATGAATATTTTTCCAGGTATCGAGTTTTTCCCCGTCCGAAAGGCGGTAGTGGAGAATAGCGATCTCCTTTTGAAAACGCCCTTTGATCCGTTCAATCGTTTGTGCCGTAAGGGCAATTTCGGGAACAAGTAAGATGACGGATTTACCTTGATTTAGTGTTTTTTGGATGAGTTGAAGATAAAGTTCGGTTTTTCCGGATCCCGTGATCCCATGAAGAAGATGGGTTTCAAAGGAGGCCTTTAAAAGGGCAAGCTCCAGTGCTGTGAGGATCTTCGCTTGTTCTTCATTCAGGGTTTTGGGCTTTGTTTGAAAATATTCATCAGACAAAAGCAAAGAGCGGTCAATAGTCATATGCTCTTTTACAAGAGCTTTATTTTTAATGAGAGTTTCAATGGGGCTTTGAGAGACTTTTGTTTCATTTAAAAGATCGCAGAGGAAGATTCCCTTATCATATTTGATCATTGCTTCTAATATGGCTGCTTGAGCCGGATGTTTTTCGCGTAAGGTTGCGCAAAGGGCGATTGTTTTAGGTTTGGATAGGGCGCGTTTGATCAGATATTTTCTTTGCTGCTCTTTATCATCTCGTACGGGGGAAGGGAGAATGCAGTTGAGACATTTTCGAAGAGGCGTTGCATAGTATTTTGACATCCAATGCGCAAGAGAAAAAAGATCCTCGGGGATCTTTTGTTTTTCCATCATCACTTCAAGGAGGGGTTGGACCGATTTAAGTGCCGTTTTTTTGCGAATATAAAGAACGGTTCCTTTTACTTTTGCGCTGCGAAGTGGAATGAGGACGCGTGATCCTTCCTGAACATCTCCTTTGAGGTGATCGGGGATTCCATAGTCGAGAGGTTTGATAGCCTGCTCATCGATAATGACTGTCGCATAAAGATCAAATTTCATCAATTTTGGACGAGTTTTTGCCTTAGCATATTCCAAAGAGAGCGTTTTAATAAAGGGTCTTTTAAGTAGAGCGCAGGATCGGATAAAAGGAGCAAGTCGATGTCGTTCAGCCTGTGGGCATTCTTAACGGGGAACCTTTTATAGTGAGTGACCAGATAGGGAGAGGCCCATAAGACCAGATCGGGACACAAGATCAAGCGAATATGTTTATGATCGAGAAGCTCTCCCCACAAATTTTTTTGTTCAAACGTTTCAATTTCAATGACTTTTGATGGGGCGAAGGCAATGTCTATAGCTTTAGCTAAATTGTGAAAGAAGGGGAGGAAGGGATGGAGCTCTTTTGAAACAAAAATGGGGACATCAATGAGTTGGCGTTTGATTTTCCAAGCGTTTTTTACAATTTTAGCCTTGCGATCGGAGGGAATGGCATCGTGGATCAATATATGAGGACAAGCTTGTTGAAAAGAGCGAGCCACATCCGCAAGTGGATCTTCTTCTTCCAGTTGAATGGGAGAGAGTTCAATGGTCCGGGATTGTTTTTTTACCTCTTGCGGTTTAGAGGTGGGGGCTTTCTTTTCAATGACAACTTTTTTGCGATGCAAAAAATCTCTTTTGACGAGTTGAGGTGGAACGGGAGCCGACGGAAGGGGTGTTTCTCGTAGAGGAAATGAAGGTTCGTTTGGAAGGACCTTTAAAGGAGGTGAGGTCATTGGGGCAATGGGCACCTCAAAGTAAAGCTCAGGTCTATTGTCTTCCAGCCATCCCTTAAAATGAGCTGTTAGGGAAATAAATTCTTTTTTTATATCATCCATACAAAATATCTGACTTAATGGGCCTTTCTCTTTGATATTATACCAAAATGCGGGTTAGAGTTGGAAAAGTGCATCTAAGTATTCATCGATCTCAAATGGGGCAAAATCATCAATTGTCTCCCCTGTTCCGACCCAATGGACGGGAACATTAAGCTGTCGATAAATGGCAAGGATAATCCCCCCTTTTGCCGAGCCGTCTAATTTAGATAACACAAGTGAAGATAAAGGTGTAAAGCTATTAAAGATCTTTGTCTGTTCTATAGCTGTTTGTCCCGTTGTTGCATCGATGACAAGGAGTGTTTCATGGGGGGCATCGGGGATGAGTTTTTGGGCCGTACGTCGGATTTTTTCAAGTTCTCGCATGAGATCTTTTTTGGATTCGAGGCGACCTGCCGTATCGGCGATAATCACATCAAAATCTTTTGCGAGCGCTTTTGTAATGGCATCATAAACCACGCTTGCGGGATCTCCAAAAGGTTGACCTTTAACAATATCAACGCCGATCCTATCGGCCCAAATCGAGAGTTGGTCAATGGCTGCGGCGCGAAAGGTATCGGCTGCCGCAAGAAGGACTTTTTTTCCTTGATCTTTATAAAATTTGGCAAGTTTTGCACAGGAAGTGGTTTTTCCCGATCCGTTGGTTCCAACAACTAAAATAAGATGGGGGTGCTTTAATTCTTCGTTGACGTCGAGATGCGAAGAGAGAATTTTTTTGGAGTAGTCTTTCATTTCGAGAATGTAGGCATCCATTCCCTTGTGTTGTGATTTCTTATGAAAATCGCGAATATGGCTGACAAACTCCTCCACGCATATCGATCCGAGATCAGCCTCATACAAAATGCGTTCGAGTTCTTCTAACGTATCTTCAGACAGGGGCTTAGAAAAAAGACCTTTTAATTCCGAAGTCAACTTAGCTTGGGTCTTTTTAAGTGCATTTTTGAGTTTGCTAATACCCGATTTGAAGAATTTAAACATGGATATGCCTTCGAAAAGCGATTGATTTTTCGGTTGATCGATAATAAGAATCTATCACATAAGTAAATTTATACCGTAGTGAAATCAAAAGATAAAGAATATGTTAAGAGGTTCGAGTCAAGCGTGAATACACATGAATATCAAGCCAAACAGATTTTGAAGAAATATAAGATCCCTATCCCTGAATTTCGGATTGTCAAAAATGAAACTGAAATTGATGAAGCTTTAGCTTCGCTTTCTACCGATGTTGCCGTTGTGAAGGTTCAAGTCCATGCAGGAGGAAGGGGTAAAGCCGGTGGGGTGAAAGTTGGAACTTCAAGAGATAAAATAAAAGAGCTCGCACAAGGCATGTTGGGGATGAAGATCGTCAACAATCAAACAGGTGCAGAGGGGATTGTAGCGCACCAGGTGATGATCACACCCGCGGTTGATATTGAGAAAGAGTATTATATAGGATGCACCATTGATCGTGAAAGGGCGAGAGCTATTTTGATTGCTTCACCTGAAGGGGGAGTTGATATTGAAGAAGTTGCAGCAAAAACCCCTCATCGCATTTTAACATTGCCAATTGACTTGTGTGTGGGCCTGCGCAACTATCAACTCGTTGAGCTTGTTAAATTTATGGGATGGGAAAAAGATGTCGCAAAGCAGGGAAAACAGATCGCACTAGGGCTTGCTAAAGCTTTTTTAGATTGCGATGCCTCAACTTTAGAGATTAACCCCCTCGTTTTGACAAATAATGACCAATTATTTGCCCTCGATGCAAAACTCTCTATCGATGACAATGCCCTTTTTAGACAAAAAGATCTCGCTCTTTTTTACGATCCAACCCAGGTCAAGAGCAGTGAGAGCCGCGCTAAAGAGTTTGATCTCGCTTATGTTCCTCTCACAGGGACGATAGGCTGTATGGTTAACGGGGCGGGGCTTGCAATGGCCACAATGGATATGATTTTTCATTATGGGGGGGCACCTGCAAACTTTCTAGATGTAGGCGGTGGCGCCTCAGTGGAAAAAGTAACGGAAGGCTTTAAGATTATTTTAGAGGATCCCAATGTCAAAGCCATTCTAGTCAACATTTTTGGTGGGATTATGAATTGCGCAACGATTGCTGAGGGGATTATTGCAGCTGCAACAGCAGTCAAACCGCAAATTCCCATTATTGTGCGGCTTGAAGGGACCAATGTCAAAGAGGGAAGAAAAATGATTCAAAGATCAACATTCGACATTATCACGGCAGATGATCTTGAAGATGCAGCGAAAAAAGTGATTCAGGCAGTGAAATAGGGAAGGAATATGGCGATTTTAATTAACAAAAACACGCGCATCATTACTCAGGGAATTACCGGAAAATCGGGACTGTTTCATACGGAAGAAGGGCTAGCCTATGGCTCGAAATATGTCGGTGGGGTGACTCCCGGAAAGGGGGGGCAAAAAGCATTGGGCCTTCCCATTTTTGATACTGTAAAAGAAGCTAAAAATGCCGTTGACCCCGATGCATCGCTCATTTTTGTGCCGCCTCCCTTTGCTGCCGATGCTATTATTGAAGCGGAAGATGCCGGAATTTCCCTCATCGTGTGTATTACGGAAGGGATACCGATTAAGGACATGATTGAAGTAAAGCGCATTATGAAAGCTTCAAAGACATCAAGACTCATTGGTCCCAATTGTCCCGGAATCATTACCGCAGGAGAGTGTAAGATTGGTATTATGCCGGGATATATCCATAAACATGGAAAAATTGGCATCGTATCGCGCTCCGGAACACTCACTTATGAGGCCGTTTGGCAAACAACTCAGCTCGGTCTTGGGCAAACGACATGTGTTGGAATTGGGGGAGATCCACTCAATGGAACGGATTTTATCGATATACTAAAGCTCTTTGAAAAAGATCCTGAAACAAAAGGGATTTTACTGATTGGAGAAATCGGTGGAACGGCAGAAGAAGAAGCAGCCCATTGGATTGCTGAAAATTGTACAAAACCCGTTGCTGCCTTTATTGCAGGTATGACGGCTCCTCCCGGAAGGCGCATGGGGCATGCCGGTGCGATTGTTTCAGGGGGGCATGGAACGGCAAAAGGTAAAATTCAGGCCCTTAAAAAAGCCGGTGTCGTTGTGAGTGAGACTCCTGCTGACATTGGAAAAGCCATGGTTGATGCCATGAAGAGAGCAAAAAAATGACGCAAGCAAAGCGATCTATCCCGATTAGAATTTCCCCCTTTTTTTTCTTAACGGCGGGTTTGATCGGTTATTACATTAGCCGCAATTTTACGGGCATGCTGATTTGGATCGGAGTGATTTTTATTTCGATTATCGTTCATGAATTTGGACATGCGCTTATTTCTAGGGCATTTGGACAAAATCCGCAAATTGAACTGACTGCTTTTGGTGGTGTGACGTATGCTACTCAACCTAAAATTTCTTTGCCTAAGGAGTTTTTGGTCGTTTTAGCAGGCCCCTGTTTTGGATTCTCGCTATTCTTAATTGGGGAAGCCCTTATTCTCTTAAAAGTCTTTTCTAATCCTCTCATCCTTTCTTTTTTAGATATTATTGTGACAGTCAATTTCCTATGGACCATTCTGAATTTGATTCCCGTTTTACCTCTGGATGGGGGACAACTCATGCGCATTATTTTGGAGGGGGTCTTTGGGTATAAGGGACGGCACGGTGCTTTTATTGCTTCAATGATTGTTTCCCTTCTCATTGCGATGGCATTTATCTTTTTTCAAAACTTTATTATTAGCATTCTCTTTTTTCTTTTTGCCTTTCAGAATTTTGAGTATGCAAGACAGATTCGCACATCAACAAGAGTAGATGAAAATGATGAACTCAAAGGGCATTTAGCTAAAGCGGAACAGCTTGTCACCGGCCAAAAATTTGAGGAGGCGATTTCATTATTAGAAGAGATTCGGGCACGCTCCAAAGCCGGAATGGTTTTTCAATTGGCAACGCAAGATCTCGCCAAGGTTCAAATGAGCAAAGGCGATTTTAATCAAGCCTATGAATTATTAAAGCCTAATTTAAAATCCTTATCGGATACGGGAAAAGTTTTACTCCACAAAGCAGCTTTTGAAGTAGGGGATTTCGATACGGTTCTCTCCCTTTCAGGTAATTGCTTAGTTAATTTGCCCGATAGCGATCTCGTTTTGCGATCTGCTGCCGCTGCTGCTGCCAAAAATGATCTTGAAGCGGCAATGGGGTGGCTTGAAACCGCGAAAGATTTTGGCTGTGATCACATCAAAGAATTTCTCGAAAAGGATTACTTCAATCCCATTCGAGAAAAGTCTTCATTTCAATCTTTTATCCAATCCCTACATGGATAGGGAAATAAAAATATGGCGGCCACGGTCATTAGCGAGGATAAAGACATTTTTACCCTGTGTCTTTTCAAGGGCTGCATTGAAGTCATCGACATTAGTCACCGGTTCATGGTTGACGTTTTTAATGAGCATGCCGGGGCGCATTTTAGCAGTATAGCTAATTGATCCGGGGCGCACTTCGGTAACGATCACACCGGTATCATCGCTTTTATAGCCATACTGTGCAGCGAGATCCGAATTTAAGTTTTGCACTTGCAGTCCGAGCTTTTGTGCAACTGCAGTCATTTGATAGTGCTGGTTTTGATCATTTTTACCGATGGCTACATCGACCATTTGCACTTTACCAAGTCGGCTAATTTTGACTTGAGCGACAGATCCTTGAGGGAGAATAGCAATGGCATTGCGTACGGTTTCTCGATCTTTCATGATTTGGTCATTGATTTCAAGAATCACATCCCCTTGCTGTAGTCCTGCTTGAGCTGCCGGTGAATCGGGCATTACTTGTGTTACAATGGCGCCACGCGCTTTATCGAGTTGAAGCGCGTTGATCATGTTAGGTTCAACATCTTGCAGCAATACACCGATATAACCGCGAGTGATGATTCCATTTTGAATGAGCTGATCTTTGACAACACCGAGGATGCTCGAAGGGATGGCAAAACCGATGCCGATGAAGTTGCCGCGGTTTGTTAAAATGGCGGTATTCATCCCGATCACATTTCCATCGAGATTGAGAAGCGGTCCACCTGAATTTCCGGGATAGATGGCGGCATCCGTTTGGAGAAAATCTTCTAGAGCGCTAATTTGAAGATCATTGCGCCCTTTAGCAGAGACAACACCTACAGTGACTGATGCTTCGAGATCAAAAGGATTGCCAATCGCAATGGCCCATTCACCGACTTCGACATTATTGATGTCTTCGAGTTCGAGATAGGGAAAGTCTTCCTTACCCGTAATTTTAATCAGGGCAATGTCAGTTTGAGGATCGCCACCGACAAATTCCGCTTCGTACTGTGAATTTTCTTTATCGTTTAAATCGACGGTGATCTTTGTTGAGTCTTTCACAACGTGATAATTCGTCATGATATAGCCGTCTTTTGTAATAATAAATCCCGAACCTTGGGCAATCTGCATCGGAGGTGTATTATAGGGTTGATTGCGTTGTTTTGGAGGGGTACCCCCAAAAAAGCGGTAGAAGAAATCATCGGCAAACGGATTCATTTGTCCATAATCGGCTTCGGCAGGAACCTCTGTTTTAATGAAAACAACAGAAGGAATCGCTTTTTTAGCGACATTTGAAAATGTCCGTGTGAGTAGTTTTGCGTAGTTAATTCCCTCATTTCCATTAGATAGAGCACTATTGTCGCGTGAGCGATCACAAGGCGGCATCTGATTGCGGCCGGCTGCAATCAATGGGTCGCTATTGTCTGCAGTGTATGCGAGTTGAGGATTAGCTTGAGAAGGAGTTTCTTGAGTAACAACCTGTTGTTTTTCTTCCGACTTATCGTCAGAAGAAAAGAAGTTGAAAATACTTGCCTGCATAGGGGCTGAAAGTGAAAGAGAAATAAAGGTAGCAATATTGACTATCGTATTTTTCATGGTATGGCCTCATAGTTACAATCAGGGATCACCATGT
This sequence is a window from Simkaniaceae bacterium. Protein-coding genes within it:
- a CDS encoding NAAT family transporter → MDIINFFSFFITLLIICNPMSALPVFLMVTQNHTIEQKKQTAIKASIAVAVILVGMTFVGNYMLQALSIKVYAFQVMAGLVLIMLAFTMLNAETSRLKKTREEEKEAMQKESVAIVPLAIPLIAGPGAISTIIIRLGDIPNLQHQLIVSGICIVIAFIIGIIWYYAGALERKVGHTGINIITRIGGLILGAISLQTFAEGLIGFFPVLASR
- the priA gene encoding primosomal protein N'; amino-acid sequence: MKFDLYATVIIDEQAIKPLDYGIPDHLKGDVQEGSRVLIPLRSAKVKGTVLYIRKKTALKSVQPLLEVMMEKQKIPEDLFSLAHWMSKYYATPLRKCLNCILPSPVRDDKEQQRKYLIKRALSKPKTIALCATLREKHPAQAAILEAMIKYDKGIFLCDLLNETKVSQSPIETLIKNKALVKEHMTIDRSLLLSDEYFQTKPKTLNEEQAKILTALELALLKASFETHLLHGITGSGKTELYLQLIQKTLNQGKSVILLVPEIALTAQTIERIKGRFQKEIAILHYRLSDGEKLDTWKNIHAGKIKIVVGARSAVFSPLPNLGLIIIDEEQDNSYKQTDEMPCYNARDVAIVRAKLCNALVLLGSATPSLESYYNALHGKFILHTLKERAGNSQLPKVSIIDMRLDREGSTNHRFFSETLLSQMRLKVAKGEQVILFLNRRGTYSLLKCEKCEHVLQCPHCDQSLTFHRSEHHLSCHLCGYTLTPPPTTCPECKTGETIRFKSPGTDQIERSLNAMFPDIRTLRMDGDTTRKKGSHDQLFKQFRAGKADVLIGTQMIAKGLHFPSVTLVGVLNSDSSLNIPDFRSFETVFQLITQVSGRAGRSELRGEVIIQTRMPEHEIFAFASKEDYDGFYRFEIENRKLFLYPPFSHLIKLVFSDTDESIALDFGKAFRSSLIQSLPNAFTIAPIVPCGLARVKDRFRFQFFVKGEKIMAASQAIQQLLADSKRPKNLRVLIDVDPRDTA
- the ftsY gene encoding signal recognition particle-docking protein FtsY, whose product is MFKFFKSGISKLKNALKKTQAKLTSELKGLFSKPLSEDTLEELERILYEADLGSICVEEFVSHIRDFHKKSQHKGMDAYILEMKDYSKKILSSHLDVNEELKHPHLILVVGTNGSGKTTSCAKLAKFYKDQGKKVLLAAADTFRAAAIDQLSIWADRIGVDIVKGQPFGDPASVVYDAITKALAKDFDVIIADTAGRLESKKDLMRELEKIRRTAQKLIPDAPHETLLVIDATTGQTAIEQTKIFNSFTPLSSLVLSKLDGSAKGGIILAIYRQLNVPVHWVGTGETIDDFAPFEIDEYLDALFQL
- the sucC gene encoding ADP-forming succinate--CoA ligase subunit beta, producing the protein MNTHEYQAKQILKKYKIPIPEFRIVKNETEIDEALASLSTDVAVVKVQVHAGGRGKAGGVKVGTSRDKIKELAQGMLGMKIVNNQTGAEGIVAHQVMITPAVDIEKEYYIGCTIDRERARAILIASPEGGVDIEEVAAKTPHRILTLPIDLCVGLRNYQLVELVKFMGWEKDVAKQGKQIALGLAKAFLDCDASTLEINPLVLTNNDQLFALDAKLSIDDNALFRQKDLALFYDPTQVKSSESRAKEFDLAYVPLTGTIGCMVNGAGLAMATMDMIFHYGGAPANFLDVGGGASVEKVTEGFKIILEDPNVKAILVNIFGGIMNCATIAEGIIAAATAVKPQIPIIVRLEGTNVKEGRKMIQRSTFDIITADDLEDAAKKVIQAVK
- the sucD gene encoding succinate--CoA ligase subunit alpha codes for the protein MAILINKNTRIITQGITGKSGLFHTEEGLAYGSKYVGGVTPGKGGQKALGLPIFDTVKEAKNAVDPDASLIFVPPPFAADAIIEAEDAGISLIVCITEGIPIKDMIEVKRIMKASKTSRLIGPNCPGIITAGECKIGIMPGYIHKHGKIGIVSRSGTLTYEAVWQTTQLGLGQTTCVGIGGDPLNGTDFIDILKLFEKDPETKGILLIGEIGGTAEEEAAHWIAENCTKPVAAFIAGMTAPPGRRMGHAGAIVSGGHGTAKGKIQALKKAGVVVSETPADIGKAMVDAMKRAKK
- a CDS encoding site-2 protease family protein, whose product is MTQAKRSIPIRISPFFFLTAGLIGYYISRNFTGMLIWIGVIFISIIVHEFGHALISRAFGQNPQIELTAFGGVTYATQPKISLPKEFLVVLAGPCFGFSLFLIGEALILLKVFSNPLILSFLDIIVTVNFLWTILNLIPVLPLDGGQLMRIILEGVFGYKGRHGAFIASMIVSLLIAMAFIFFQNFIISILFFLFAFQNFEYARQIRTSTRVDENDELKGHLAKAEQLVTGQKFEEAISLLEEIRARSKAGMVFQLATQDLAKVQMSKGDFNQAYELLKPNLKSLSDTGKVLLHKAAFEVGDFDTVLSLSGNCLVNLPDSDLVLRSAAAAAAKNDLEAAMGWLETAKDFGCDHIKEFLEKDYFNPIREKSSFQSFIQSLHG